The Candidatus Rhodoblastus alkanivorans genome includes the window ATGCCCGAGCGCACCCAGACGCGCAGGGTCTGCCAGCCGAGCTCCTTGGCGGCCGCCAAGCGACGGTAGCCACAGATGAGATAGCCGTCCGGGGTGATGGTGACCGGTTGAAGAAGGCCGACGCGGGTGAGCGATTCCGTCAGCTTGGTCAGGTCACCGGGATGCCGACGGTGACGCTCACCGACGACGATCGAGTCGATCTGTCGTTCGAGCTCGACGAACCCCTTGTCAGACACCGCTCGTGCTCGCTGACGTGTACTCGGGCGCCGCGCGCTCAATGAGGCGCGCGAGTGCCCCGTCCTCGAACAGCTCATCGAGACCCTCACCGGACATCAGACGCAGCAGGATCCCGCGCCCCTCGCTGGTGTGAGAGCGGTCGCGATGCTGGTTTCCGAGCACACCGCGCAGGACCGCAAGCCAGGCCTTGTGATCGACGTCCAGGAGCGCGGGTCCATTGCCGTCACGCCGCAGCGACTCGAAGGCGCTCAGCCGGGTGCCGGTGCGGATCAGGCGGGCGGCGATGTACTCCAACCCGAGCCGTGCAGTGCGGCGGGACCACCCGAGCTCGACGAAGAACTGGATCGCCTGGTCGAGGGCGAAGTAGGCGTTCGTCGGCTCGTCCTCGATGGACTCCTGCCTCGGATCGTCGATGGCGCTGAGGTCGTCCTCGATCTGGAAGGCCGGGTGGTATCTCGCAAGGTCGTCGTCGCGCTCACTGAACCGCTCGGCATCGTGGTAGTTGGAGCCGGAGCTCTGGCGCGCCTGCTGGGTTGAGCAGAGCATCCCTCGGGCCCGCGACTCATAGACGAGGCTCAGGTGGACCGCGTGCGTGATCACTGCCCACGGATCCTCGGCCAGCCGGGTCGCCCGGGCGTTCATGATCTCGAAGGCGCACGTCGCGGCGTCTGTGGGTTCCAGCCCGTACTTGTGAGCGAGCGCGCCGTACTTGTCCATGGCGTACGCCATCAGCTCAGCGGCGTCGGGGTCGGTCTCCCAGGCACCAGGGCCGGCATAGGCGAGGTCCAGCAGCAGGAGTCGAAGCCCTTCTGCGGTGGCGTAGATCGGGTTGTTCACAGTCCGAGTCCTTCCGGAGAGGTGGTCGTCGGTGCGGAGGGCAGCGATCGGCCTTGGGCGGGATGGGTCAGGCGTCTGGCTGTCTTGGTTGCGGCAGCCGCGGGGGCGCGTCGAGCGCGTCGAGTCAGTTCGCTCTGAAGACCGATGCCGCGGCCTGCCCATCGAGCCCCGATCAGCGT containing:
- a CDS encoding ParB N-terminal domain-containing protein gives rise to the protein MSDKGFVELERQIDSIVVGERHRRHPGDLTKLTESLTRVGLLQPVTITPDGYLICGYRRLAAAKELGWQTLRVWVRSG